One genomic segment of Acinetobacter sp. C26M includes these proteins:
- a CDS encoding class II glutamine amidotransferase — protein MCQLLGMNCATPTDITFSFRGFSQRAGVTSDHCDGFGIAFFEDKACRLFVDNQSAVESPIADLIRNYPIKSRNVIAHIRKATQGKINLENSHPFLRELWGRHWIFAHNGDLHDFKPTLSGRFEPVGNTDSELAFCYLLDQMVEAFGYTEPSLEEIFSLLERISPQIAEHGTFNFCLSNGKALFSYATTKLHWLVREYPFQPAHLIDLDVEVDFSQVTTPEDRVAVITTEPLTHNEAWTAYQAGEMILFQHGKPIQHALTRVERLIREAENPALKRVTKADQY, from the coding sequence ATGTGCCAGCTATTAGGAATGAATTGCGCCACCCCGACAGATATTACTTTTTCTTTTCGTGGGTTTTCACAACGCGCAGGGGTAACCTCTGATCATTGTGATGGTTTTGGGATCGCTTTTTTTGAAGATAAAGCTTGCCGCTTATTTGTTGATAATCAATCTGCGGTTGAATCTCCGATTGCTGATCTGATTCGGAATTATCCAATCAAGTCTCGTAACGTCATTGCACATATTCGTAAAGCGACACAGGGAAAAATCAACCTCGAAAATTCACATCCCTTTTTGCGTGAGCTATGGGGTAGACATTGGATTTTTGCGCATAATGGCGATTTGCATGACTTCAAACCTACACTGAGTGGGCGATTTGAGCCTGTAGGTAATACCGACAGTGAACTGGCATTTTGCTATTTATTGGATCAGATGGTTGAAGCATTTGGCTATACAGAACCAAGTTTAGAAGAAATTTTCTCACTGTTAGAACGTATCTCGCCACAAATTGCAGAGCACGGCACATTTAATTTCTGTCTTTCCAATGGTAAAGCATTATTTAGCTATGCGACGACTAAGTTGCATTGGTTAGTACGAGAATATCCATTTCAACCTGCACATTTAATTGATCTCGATGTTGAGGTCGATTTTAGTCAAGTCACCACGCCTGAAGATCGCGTTGCAGTGATTACGACAGAGCCATTAACACATAATGAGGCATGGACAGCATATCAAGCAGGGGAAATGATTTTATTCCAGCATGGTAAACCGATTCAGCATGCATTGACTCGAGTCGAACGCTTAATCCGTGAAGCAGAAAATCCGGCATTAAAACGAGTAACAAAAGCCGATCAATATTAA
- a CDS encoding bacteriohemerythrin, with protein sequence MGMKWSVEYNTGIEVIDDQHRRILDYINEIDELNEGDDRAKLKGILDNIIDYTQSHFTFEESLQEEANYKYRVPHKRVHDLFIKKIETYRQRFELGQEIDSELHEALSKWLINHIRHDDADYVGAVKENMIGIIKENEKKKGKNWFSRFFS encoded by the coding sequence ATGGGTATGAAATGGTCTGTCGAATATAATACAGGAATCGAGGTGATCGATGATCAACATCGTCGTATTCTAGATTATATTAATGAAATTGATGAATTAAATGAGGGGGATGACCGGGCAAAATTAAAAGGTATTTTGGATAATATCATTGATTATACCCAGTCTCATTTTACCTTTGAAGAAAGCTTACAAGAAGAAGCAAACTATAAATATCGTGTACCACATAAGCGTGTACATGACTTATTTATCAAAAAGATAGAGACCTATCGTCAACGTTTTGAGTTGGGGCAAGAAATTGATAGTGAGCTGCATGAAGCACTCTCGAAATGGTTAATTAATCATATCCGCCATGATGATGCTGATTATGTCGGTGCAGTAAAAGAAAATATGATCGGAATCATTAAAGAAAATGAAAAGAAAAAAGGGAAAAACTGGTTTTCTCGATTCTTCTCATAA
- a CDS encoding RnfH family protein, translating into MEQAKQVWVAFSSPEQQFHIAVSFSEGMTAQQAIDTSGLAAQTVLPEVLQLGIFGSRIDADTVLQAGDRVEIYRALTINPNDIRRKRAAKNPVGRFIKGNRFKA; encoded by the coding sequence ATGGAGCAGGCTAAACAAGTTTGGGTCGCTTTTTCAAGCCCTGAACAGCAATTCCATATTGCTGTCAGCTTTAGCGAGGGAATGACGGCTCAACAGGCAATTGATACCAGTGGCTTAGCAGCACAGACGGTACTACCAGAAGTTTTACAGTTAGGTATATTTGGTAGCAGAATTGACGCGGATACAGTCCTGCAAGCAGGAGACCGAGTTGAAATCTATCGGGCACTCACCATCAACCCGAATGATATTCGACGTAAGCGGGCAGCAAAGAATCCAGTTGGGCGATTTATCAAAGGTAATCGTTTTAAGGCATAA
- the bamE gene encoding outer membrane protein assembly factor BamE encodes MQKIMLALFVTTVLSGCSVFGVYKVDIPQGTPLTKAQASQVQVGMSFQQVRFLLGSPTVTDPLNPQRWDYIYNYIPGTYAKKAKIPAAHGQHLKVYFDANGNVERLEGLDTIPESQPGLPASKEAILTAPPL; translated from the coding sequence ATGCAAAAAATCATGCTGGCGTTGTTCGTCACTACAGTACTTAGCGGTTGTTCAGTCTTTGGTGTTTATAAAGTTGATATTCCACAAGGAACACCATTAACCAAAGCACAAGCTTCTCAAGTACAAGTGGGCATGAGCTTTCAGCAAGTCCGTTTCTTGCTTGGTAGTCCAACAGTAACAGATCCACTGAATCCGCAACGCTGGGACTACATCTACAACTATATCCCAGGCACTTATGCGAAAAAAGCAAAAATACCTGCGGCACACGGTCAACATTTAAAAGTTTATTTTGATGCAAATGGTAACGTAGAACGCTTAGAAGGTTTAGATACGATTCCAGAATCACAACCTGGTTTACCGGCATCAAAAGAAGCTATTTTGACTGCGCCACCACTATAA
- the fur gene encoding ferric iron uptake transcriptional regulator, whose product MPISNQDLRKAGLKVTLPRIKILELLENSKQHHLSAEDIYKTLLEQGEDVGLATVYRVLTQFEAAGIIQRHHFENNHSVFEIMQEDHHDHLVCLNCNKVVEFTNDIIEKEQHSVADKHQFALTGHSLNLYGYCSDAECQEAYRKK is encoded by the coding sequence ATGCCGATTTCTAATCAAGACTTACGCAAAGCTGGACTTAAAGTTACCCTTCCTCGTATTAAGATTTTGGAATTATTAGAAAATTCAAAACAACATCATTTGAGTGCTGAAGATATTTATAAAACTTTGCTCGAGCAAGGTGAAGATGTTGGTTTAGCAACGGTTTACCGTGTGTTAACACAATTCGAAGCTGCGGGTATTATTCAGCGTCACCATTTTGAAAATAACCATTCAGTTTTTGAAATCATGCAAGAAGATCATCACGATCATCTAGTATGCTTAAACTGTAATAAAGTTGTTGAATTTACGAATGATATTATCGAGAAAGAGCAACATTCAGTTGCAGATAAACATCAATTTGCTTTAACAGGACACTCTTTAAATCTTTACGGCTACTGTAGTGATGCAGAATGCCAAGAGGCTTATCGTAAAAAATAA
- a CDS encoding PilT/PilU family type 4a pilus ATPase — translation MDFNDLLNLMIQQNASDLFVTADVEPSMKINGQIVPVSKSKLSGEIVGQLVQSIMTDKQRKEFAETRECNFAIMNREKTARFRVSAFQQRDMPGMVLRKIETHIPSMDDLKLPEVLKELAMTKRGIIIFVGATGTGKSTSLASMIGFRNQNSKGHIITIEDPIEFVHQHAGCIVTQREVGIDTDSFEIALKNTLRQAPDVILIGEIRSRETMDYAIAFAETGHLVLATLHANNANQALDRIIHFFEADRHSQLYMDLSLNLKALVAQQLIPTPDGNSRRAAIEILINTPLLADYIRKGEIHEIKDLMKRSRELGMQTFDQALFDLYKAGQITYKDALKHADSPNDLRLTIKLSEEGADQLLSASRNITFDGQ, via the coding sequence ATGGATTTTAATGATTTACTCAATTTGATGATTCAACAAAATGCATCGGACTTATTTGTCACCGCAGATGTTGAACCTTCAATGAAAATTAACGGGCAGATCGTGCCTGTCTCTAAATCGAAACTTTCAGGGGAAATTGTGGGTCAACTGGTTCAATCCATTATGACCGACAAACAGCGGAAAGAATTTGCAGAGACCCGTGAATGTAACTTCGCGATCATGAACCGTGAAAAGACGGCGCGTTTCCGTGTCAGTGCTTTTCAACAACGTGATATGCCAGGTATGGTACTGCGTAAGATTGAAACGCATATTCCAAGCATGGACGACTTGAAACTACCTGAAGTGCTGAAAGAATTGGCGATGACCAAACGTGGCATCATTATCTTTGTTGGTGCAACAGGGACAGGTAAATCGACCTCTTTAGCGTCAATGATTGGTTTCCGTAACCAAAATTCCAAAGGTCATATCATCACCATTGAAGACCCAATCGAATTTGTGCATCAACATGCAGGCTGTATCGTGACGCAGCGCGAAGTTGGGATTGATACCGATTCATTTGAAATTGCGCTAAAGAATACCCTACGTCAGGCGCCAGATGTGATCTTGATTGGTGAGATTCGTTCGCGTGAAACCATGGACTATGCCATCGCTTTCGCAGAAACAGGTCACTTGGTACTCGCTACCCTGCATGCCAACAACGCCAACCAAGCCCTCGATCGTATCATTCACTTCTTTGAAGCAGACCGTCATAGTCAATTGTATATGGACTTGTCGCTGAACTTAAAAGCACTCGTCGCACAGCAATTGATTCCAACACCAGATGGTAATTCACGTCGTGCTGCGATTGAGATTTTGATCAATACTCCACTTCTGGCTGACTATATCCGAAAGGGTGAAATTCACGAGATCAAAGATCTGATGAAACGTTCACGTGAGTTGGGTATGCAAACCTTTGACCAAGCGTTATTTGATCTTTATAAAGCTGGGCAAATTACCTATAAAGATGCATTAAAGCATGCGGATTCGCCAAACGACTTACGCCTCACCATCAAACTTTCCGAAGAAGGTGCAGACCAGTTACTGAGTGCCAGCCGAAATATTACCTTTGATGGCCAATAA
- a CDS encoding type IV pilus twitching motility protein PilT, which yields MDITELLAFSVKNGASDLHLSAGMPPMIRVDGEVRRINLPALEHKDVHRLVYDIMNDKQRRDFEEDLETDFSFEVPNIARFRVNAFNQNRGAGAVFRTIPSKVLTMEDLGLGSIFKEICDYPRGIVLVTGPTGSGKSTTLAAMIDYINENRYDHILTVEDPIEFVHQSKKCLINQREVHRDTHGFNAALRSALREDPDIILVGEMRDLETIRLALTAAETGHLVFGTLHTTSAAKTIDRVIDVFPAEEKDMVRAMLSESLQAVISQTLLKKNGGGRVAAHEIMIGIPAIRNLVRENKVAQMYSAIQTGANYGMTTLDQSLKTLVSKGLISPQTARTVAKQPESFL from the coding sequence ATGGATATTACAGAACTACTCGCCTTTTCAGTTAAAAACGGTGCTTCCGATTTACACCTTTCAGCGGGTATGCCTCCTATGATTCGTGTGGATGGTGAAGTTCGTCGCATTAACTTACCTGCGCTTGAACATAAAGATGTACACCGTTTGGTGTATGACATTATGAATGATAAACAACGTCGTGACTTTGAAGAAGATTTGGAAACTGACTTTTCATTTGAAGTACCTAATATTGCCCGTTTCCGTGTCAACGCATTCAACCAGAACCGTGGTGCAGGTGCGGTGTTCCGTACCATTCCTTCCAAAGTTTTAACTATGGAAGATTTGGGTTTAGGCTCAATTTTCAAAGAAATCTGTGATTATCCACGTGGGATTGTCCTAGTGACAGGTCCTACTGGGTCGGGTAAGTCCACCACACTCGCAGCGATGATCGACTATATTAACGAAAACCGTTATGACCATATTTTAACGGTCGAAGATCCAATTGAATTTGTACACCAATCAAAAAAATGTTTGATTAACCAACGTGAAGTACATCGCGATACCCATGGCTTTAATGCTGCACTTCGCTCAGCCCTACGTGAAGACCCAGACATTATTTTGGTCGGTGAGATGCGTGACCTAGAAACCATTCGTTTGGCACTAACCGCTGCGGAAACGGGTCACTTGGTGTTTGGTACCCTACATACCACCTCTGCTGCAAAAACCATTGACCGTGTTATCGACGTATTCCCAGCAGAAGAAAAAGACATGGTACGTGCCATGCTCTCTGAATCTCTACAAGCCGTGATTTCTCAAACACTATTGAAAAAGAATGGCGGTGGTCGTGTGGCTGCACATGAAATCATGATCGGTATTCCTGCGATTCGTAACCTTGTGCGTGAAAACAAAGTCGCACAAATGTATTCTGCGATCCAAACAGGTGCTAACTACGGTATGACCACTTTGGATCAAAGCCTAAAAACACTGGTGTCTAAAGGCTTAATTAGTCCGCAAACTGCACGTACTGTGGCAAAACAACCCGAATCATTCCTATAA
- a CDS encoding YggS family pyridoxal phosphate-dependent enzyme: MNQSQQSRQSVLNQIEQACQRVQRDPATVQLLAVSKTHPSASLREMYAVGQRCFGENYLQEALEKIEELQDLEIEWHFIGHVQRNKTKHLAEKFDWVHGVDRLIIAERLSGQRIESQKPLNLCLQVNIDGQDSKDGCQPAEVAELVQQISLLPNIRLRGLMVIPAPENHAAFADAKSLFDQVKVQHAQPQDWDTLSMGMSADLEAAIAAGSTMVRVGTALFGARDYLD; the protein is encoded by the coding sequence ATGAATCAATCGCAACAATCCCGCCAATCTGTTTTAAATCAAATAGAACAAGCCTGTCAGCGTGTTCAACGTGATCCTGCAACAGTGCAGTTGTTGGCTGTTTCCAAGACACATCCAAGTGCCAGCCTTCGCGAAATGTATGCAGTCGGGCAGCGCTGCTTTGGTGAAAACTATTTGCAGGAAGCATTGGAAAAAATTGAAGAACTACAAGACCTAGAGATCGAATGGCATTTTATTGGTCATGTTCAACGCAATAAAACTAAGCATCTAGCTGAAAAATTTGACTGGGTGCATGGGGTTGATCGTTTGATTATTGCTGAGCGTTTATCTGGTCAGCGTATCGAATCTCAAAAGCCTTTGAACCTTTGTCTGCAAGTCAATATTGATGGGCAAGATTCTAAAGATGGTTGTCAGCCAGCCGAGGTCGCTGAACTGGTTCAGCAAATTAGCCTGCTGCCAAATATCCGTTTACGGGGTTTGATGGTAATTCCTGCACCTGAAAATCATGCTGCATTCGCAGATGCTAAAAGTTTATTTGATCAAGTGAAAGTTCAACATGCACAGCCGCAAGACTGGGATACTTTAAGTATGGGGATGTCGGCTGATCTTGAAGCCGCCATTGCGGCGGGTTCAACCATGGTCAGAGTAGGAACTGCATTATTCGGCGCACGGGATTATTTAGACTAA
- a CDS encoding HAD-IA family hydrolase: MNQNKAVIFDLDQTLLDRTTSLIKFLTWQINFFQLVPANDREKFIQRFLELDDNGKVWKDRVYENLIQEFSIQHHAKEILLASYINDFNKFSCCFEHVKNTIIQLKQQGYLIGLISNGRTPFQEHNFYALGLTEFFSSIIVSEAVGLRKPDPAIFLLSCQQLGVHPQDCIFVGDNELADIQGAKAVGMKTIFFHPNPVIFSATADQNLHHFKNFIETLKCLE, encoded by the coding sequence ATGAATCAAAATAAGGCGGTTATTTTTGACCTCGATCAAACCTTACTTGATCGAACAACATCGTTAATAAAATTCCTCACTTGGCAGATTAATTTCTTTCAATTGGTGCCTGCCAATGACAGAGAAAAATTTATCCAACGCTTTCTTGAATTAGATGATAATGGCAAAGTTTGGAAAGATCGTGTTTATGAAAATCTGATTCAGGAATTTTCAATTCAGCATCATGCTAAAGAAATACTTTTAGCCAGCTATATCAATGATTTTAATAAATTTTCATGCTGCTTTGAACATGTAAAAAACACCATCATCCAATTAAAACAGCAAGGCTATTTAATTGGATTAATCTCTAATGGCAGAACGCCCTTTCAGGAACATAATTTTTATGCACTAGGGCTAACTGAATTCTTTTCGAGCATCATTGTTTCCGAGGCAGTCGGACTTAGAAAACCAGATCCCGCAATTTTTCTATTATCTTGTCAGCAGCTCGGTGTTCACCCACAAGATTGTATCTTTGTCGGAGATAATGAACTGGCAGACATACAAGGTGCAAAGGCAGTCGGGATGAAAACCATTTTCTTTCATCCCAATCCAGTGATTTTCTCAGCAACAGCTGATCAAAATCTACATCATTTTAAAAACTTCATCGAAACACTAAAATGCCTCGAGTAA
- a CDS encoding AAA family ATPase produces the protein MKILSIRLKNLASLADEHFIDFETEPLASAGLIAIVGKTGAGKSTILDAMCLALFNKIPRLKESDGKLLDVDGSELLTNSPLTVLRRGTGHGFAELCFVAQDQKHYLARWEIKRARENASGKLQSVQRSLKCLTDGVVIADKTKAVEAHIQQITQLSFEQFTRAVLLAQSEVTAFLKARDNERGELLEYLTNSSIFAKIGQLAFEKTREISNQRKQLENVLGHIEIRSDEEVAELQTQFQQIQQQVQQLEADKVQLNQQQQWFEQRQKLETEITLKQQQHDIQIQAHQALAADRNRLNQLETFSGIRPIVFQQQQLEKALQQLEPQIQHKQQNFTALSTQFEQEKAAYTQAETALDQFQSFEQNHQHELTQVRKCVQEREYIADEYKKTKVRLNQNEAQQQPLLEQQQQFEQSRSNLSIQQQSCSEQLQQSAQFSTLDKGLNAYLQQLQQFIQQYQKVEQNLGSIQQAQSKLEQDQIVLNELIQKFGTPQQIESQLEQKQKLREQQQARLNQLDLIQQKLQHYFELKKEHDELSHKLSSAQQQHQQLEQQLQTSEVEFQSAKTEREKLQQMLQQQRLLHAENIEHLRAELKHGEACLVCGSTEHPYRDDASQLSKALYELQQQQEQQAIQQEQQCFQLWQNAQQQFTQIRTELTQLQSAMQQVDDKFKLQHQELVKHAAQFEIQLDLTQSHAEITTVQQQYINETAQFKQQIEIELQQLHQANKDHYHLTQTIQNIRYQLESVQQLQQQIQHVVDCLTTDEQNLWQQQTLSSAQQLAQHLQQRVQQLEQAERLSKQQQQLEQQLNLLKSNLTSLITQHTEFNQQLKDTELKGKQNTESAHQLIVAMTGLTELKANEWLNQHDQQRQQLQNQYQQIKQHFEQARQSFEQQKNELEQLKAQQQQQQATLVQSKTEIRAWLDQHPEFEEHLLADLLAIRAEQEQHIRTSLQHAERLLNEAASALKTLQQQLQTHQQQQPPIEHNQLLEHIHLNHEKLQQQAEQRDQFKLKLELHQQNVAKQKQFADQIQQIQQQEHRWNKISSLIGDSKGKDFRDLAQQYNLDILLEYANQQLSMLSQRYTLKRLDNSLSLAIIDHDMDGETRSVASLSGGESFLTALAISLAIANMASGSMKIESLFIDEGFGTLDASSLHMVMNALDQLQSQGRKVVLISHIQEMHERIPVQIQVQPIGSGSSRIEVVG, from the coding sequence ATGAAAATTTTATCAATTCGACTGAAAAATTTGGCATCTCTGGCAGATGAACATTTTATTGATTTTGAAACTGAGCCTTTGGCCAGTGCAGGACTGATCGCCATTGTCGGAAAAACCGGTGCAGGTAAATCCACGATTTTAGATGCCATGTGCCTGGCGTTATTTAATAAAATTCCCCGTCTCAAAGAAAGTGACGGCAAACTGTTAGATGTCGATGGTTCGGAACTACTCACCAACTCCCCTTTAACGGTTCTACGTCGTGGCACAGGACATGGTTTTGCTGAACTGTGTTTTGTAGCACAAGACCAGAAACATTACCTCGCACGTTGGGAAATTAAACGTGCTCGTGAAAATGCCAGTGGCAAACTGCAAAGTGTACAACGCTCACTCAAATGCCTGACCGATGGCGTGGTGATTGCAGATAAAACCAAAGCGGTTGAAGCGCATATTCAACAAATTACTCAACTGAGTTTTGAGCAATTCACCCGTGCGGTACTGTTGGCACAGTCCGAGGTCACCGCTTTTTTAAAGGCACGAGATAATGAGCGTGGTGAATTACTCGAATATCTGACCAATTCCAGTATTTTTGCCAAAATTGGACAACTGGCGTTTGAAAAGACCCGTGAAATAAGCAACCAACGCAAACAACTGGAAAATGTTTTAGGTCATATAGAAATTCGTTCAGATGAAGAAGTTGCCGAATTACAGACTCAATTTCAGCAGATACAACAACAGGTTCAACAGTTGGAAGCCGACAAAGTTCAGCTTAATCAACAGCAACAATGGTTTGAACAGCGACAAAAACTCGAAACTGAAATCACACTGAAACAGCAACAGCATGACATTCAAATTCAAGCACATCAGGCTTTGGCAGCAGATCGCAATCGACTCAACCAACTCGAAACCTTTTCAGGTATTCGTCCGATTGTGTTCCAACAGCAACAATTGGAAAAAGCACTGCAACAGCTTGAACCTCAGATTCAACACAAGCAGCAGAACTTTACCGCTTTAAGCACCCAATTTGAGCAAGAAAAAGCGGCTTATACCCAAGCGGAAACGGCCTTAGATCAATTTCAAAGCTTTGAACAAAACCATCAGCATGAACTCACTCAAGTGCGTAAATGTGTACAGGAACGTGAATACATTGCCGATGAATATAAGAAAACCAAAGTTCGCTTAAACCAAAATGAAGCGCAACAACAACCATTGCTTGAGCAACAGCAGCAATTTGAACAAAGTCGCAGCAACCTATCCATACAACAACAAAGCTGTTCTGAACAACTGCAACAGAGTGCACAATTCTCCACTTTAGATAAAGGGCTCAATGCATACCTTCAACAACTGCAGCAATTTATTCAGCAATACCAAAAAGTCGAACAGAATTTAGGTTCGATTCAACAAGCGCAGTCCAAGCTTGAACAAGATCAGATCGTATTGAATGAGCTCATTCAAAAATTTGGCACACCACAACAGATCGAAAGCCAACTTGAGCAGAAACAAAAACTCAGAGAACAGCAACAAGCCCGACTGAATCAACTGGACCTGATTCAACAGAAGTTACAGCATTATTTTGAACTGAAAAAAGAACATGATGAACTAAGCCATAAGCTCAGTAGTGCACAGCAACAACATCAGCAACTTGAACAACAACTGCAAACCAGCGAAGTCGAATTCCAGTCAGCCAAAACTGAACGGGAGAAATTGCAGCAAATGTTGCAACAACAACGTTTATTACATGCTGAAAATATTGAACATCTCCGTGCTGAGCTCAAACACGGTGAAGCCTGTCTGGTCTGTGGCAGCACTGAACACCCCTATCGTGATGATGCCAGTCAGCTCTCCAAAGCCCTGTATGAGCTGCAACAACAGCAAGAGCAACAGGCCATTCAACAAGAGCAACAGTGCTTTCAGCTTTGGCAAAACGCACAGCAGCAATTTACCCAGATTCGTACTGAACTGACGCAATTGCAATCTGCTATGCAACAAGTCGATGACAAATTCAAGCTGCAACATCAGGAATTAGTCAAACATGCAGCACAGTTCGAGATCCAGCTAGATTTAACTCAGTCGCATGCTGAAATCACTACAGTTCAACAGCAATACATCAATGAGACAGCCCAATTCAAACAGCAGATTGAAATTGAGTTACAGCAACTACATCAGGCCAATAAAGATCACTATCACCTGACTCAAACGATTCAAAATATCCGCTATCAACTCGAAAGCGTACAGCAATTACAACAACAGATTCAGCATGTTGTAGATTGTCTAACGACTGATGAGCAAAACCTATGGCAGCAGCAAACGCTAAGCTCTGCTCAACAGCTCGCACAACATTTGCAGCAGCGTGTTCAACAGCTTGAACAAGCTGAAAGACTCAGCAAACAACAGCAGCAGCTTGAACAGCAACTGAATCTATTAAAGTCCAATTTAACCAGCTTGATCACTCAACATACCGAGTTTAATCAGCAACTCAAAGACACCGAACTCAAAGGTAAACAAAATACAGAATCAGCGCATCAATTGATTGTGGCAATGACAGGTTTAACTGAACTGAAAGCCAATGAATGGTTAAACCAACACGATCAACAGCGTCAGCAACTCCAAAATCAATACCAGCAGATCAAGCAGCATTTTGAACAGGCTCGTCAAAGCTTTGAACAGCAGAAAAATGAACTGGAACAGCTCAAAGCCCAACAGCAGCAGCAACAAGCTACCCTTGTCCAATCCAAGACTGAAATTCGAGCCTGGTTAGACCAGCATCCTGAATTTGAAGAACATCTATTAGCTGATTTACTTGCTATTCGAGCTGAGCAAGAACAGCACATTCGAACATCGCTACAGCATGCAGAACGCTTGCTCAATGAGGCCGCCTCTGCATTGAAAACGTTGCAACAGCAATTACAGACACATCAGCAACAACAGCCACCCATCGAACACAACCAGTTGCTTGAGCACATCCATCTCAATCATGAAAAATTACAGCAGCAAGCTGAACAACGTGATCAATTCAAACTGAAACTGGAACTACATCAGCAAAATGTTGCCAAGCAAAAGCAATTTGCAGATCAAATCCAGCAGATTCAGCAACAGGAACACCGTTGGAATAAAATTTCCAGTTTGATTGGTGATTCTAAAGGTAAAGATTTCCGTGATTTAGCCCAGCAATATAATCTGGATATTCTGCTTGAATATGCCAACCAACAACTCAGCATGTTGTCACAGCGTTATACCTTAAAACGTTTGGATAATTCCCTCAGCCTAGCCATCATTGACCATGATATGGATGGAGAAACTCGTTCAGTGGCTTCTCTTTCTGGTGGTGAGTCCTTCCTCACTGCTCTTGCGATTTCCTTGGCAATTGCCAATATGGCCTCTGGTTCAATGAAAATCGAATCACTATTTATTGATGAGGGCTTTGGGACGCTGGATGCTTCTTCGTTGCATATGGTGATGAATGCGCTGGATCAATTACAAAGCCAAGGGCGTAAAGTGGTGTTGATCTCGCATATTCAGGAAATGCATGAGCGTATTCCTGTACAAATTCAAGTACAGCCAATTGGGTCAGGTTCGAGTCGGATTGAAGTGGTAGGATAA